The following proteins are co-located in the Planctomycetota bacterium genome:
- a CDS encoding DUF6798 domain-containing protein codes for MRRVPLQTVAVIAFGVFVSYAVRGYQFGLSNHQVYLLDALRINDPALLQNDWWTANTLQYHWLFSYFAAAVMRLGIEVPAFFIAHLATVVLLHIAWWRIVRLYRGGVATYIVSVLLYHALLGGFGLGFYAFLQDSAFLPSNVAAVALLWGVSYWLIRRDVAAGLCVGFAGVWHLNYAVVGVGAWGIYLVWRLGFARGDWRPLAWATLAAWGPCLLNIIPALIGKAQTDDLRIPLDEYVDLYVKLRHPHHYHPVSWPVVMWITFLAPIPLAWRAWKIVPRTIAWRRGSALVYATLAVLLIALLGAGIFWTSGTLIQMSLWRFSVFPKLILCVAASVWLVAALNRGRDSSSRTTAWDRRGAWFIAGGVPAIGLVSLFTGIVPEDHVLTGWTVLACIAAGLPIALGRWWFALPGLALMVATLGWNGTAEKPGDPALREVAAWAQTNTPADAVFVVPPGNTAFRLDARRAAVVTFKHVPQLSGEMRTWRNALQDVLAIDDLTTVPGTLPEKLSWMDQRYRTRPLHELRGVATDYDADFVVAPPTDGESAAFVSGDRRWAVYVVETDASSDPN; via the coding sequence TTGCGTCGTGTCCCGCTCCAAACCGTTGCCGTGATCGCGTTCGGCGTCTTCGTTTCCTACGCGGTCCGCGGCTATCAGTTCGGGCTGAGCAACCACCAGGTCTACCTGCTCGACGCCCTGCGAATCAACGATCCGGCGTTGCTGCAAAATGACTGGTGGACCGCCAACACGTTGCAATATCACTGGCTGTTTTCGTACTTCGCCGCTGCGGTCATGCGGCTGGGTATCGAGGTGCCCGCCTTCTTTATTGCACACCTCGCGACCGTCGTTTTGTTGCACATTGCATGGTGGCGGATCGTGCGGCTATATCGGGGTGGCGTCGCGACGTACATCGTGAGCGTGTTGCTGTATCACGCGCTGCTCGGCGGGTTCGGGCTCGGGTTCTACGCGTTCCTGCAGGACAGCGCGTTTCTGCCGAGCAACGTCGCGGCGGTGGCATTGCTGTGGGGAGTTTCGTATTGGCTGATTCGGCGGGATGTCGCGGCCGGGCTGTGCGTGGGATTTGCCGGGGTGTGGCATCTGAACTACGCGGTCGTCGGGGTTGGCGCGTGGGGGATTTACCTCGTGTGGCGGTTGGGGTTTGCCCGGGGTGACTGGCGACCGCTCGCCTGGGCGACACTCGCGGCATGGGGGCCGTGCCTGCTCAACATCATCCCCGCACTGATCGGCAAGGCCCAGACCGACGACCTGCGCATCCCGCTCGACGAGTACGTCGACCTGTACGTCAAACTGCGCCACCCCCACCACTACCACCCCGTCTCCTGGCCGGTGGTGATGTGGATCACCTTCCTCGCACCGATCCCGCTGGCATGGCGGGCTTGGAAGATCGTGCCACGAACCATCGCCTGGCGACGTGGCTCGGCCTTGGTGTACGCAACGCTGGCGGTGTTGCTCATCGCTTTGCTCGGGGCGGGGATCTTCTGGACCAGCGGCACGCTCATTCAAATGTCACTTTGGCGCTTCAGCGTCTTCCCGAAGTTGATCCTCTGCGTCGCGGCGAGCGTCTGGCTCGTCGCCGCTTTGAACCGTGGGCGAGACTCGTCCAGCCGGACAACGGCGTGGGACCGGCGCGGCGCGTGGTTCATCGCCGGTGGTGTTCCGGCCATCGGACTTGTCTCGCTGTTCACCGGCATCGTCCCCGAAGATCACGTGCTCACCGGTTGGACGGTGCTTGCGTGCATCGCCGCCGGTTTGCCGATCGCGCTGGGGCGTTGGTGGTTCGCGTTGCCGGGGCTGGCGTTGATGGTGGCAACGCTCGGCTGGAACGGCACCGCCGAGAAGCCCGGCGACCCCGCCCTGCGCGAAGTCGCCGCATGGGCCCAAACCAACACGCCGGCCGACGCGGTGTTCGTCGTGCCACCGGGCAACACCGCCTTTCGCCTCGATGCCCGGCGGGCCGCCGTCGTGACGTTCAAGCATGTCCCGCAACTCTCGGGCGAGATGCGAACCTGGCGCAACGCGTTGCAGGACGTGTTGGCGATCGACGACCTGACCACGGTGCCCGGCACGTTGCCGGAAAAGCTCTCGTGGATGGACCAGCGCTACCGAACGCGCCCGCTGCACGAACTACGCGGCGTTGCCACGGACTACGACGCCGACTTTGTCGTCGCGCCGCCGACCGACGGCGAGTCGGCCGCGTTCGTCTCTGGCGACCGACGGTGGGCGGTGTATGTTGTCGAAACCGATGCCTCAAGCGATCCAAACTAG
- a CDS encoding ATP-dependent Clp protease adaptor ClpS: MADQPKNTDEKTHGSTATAARPESTHKLEKLPPYNVVLLDDASHTYEYVIEMLAGLFGYNEVKGFQLAKRVDSEGRAIVATMHREKAELKVAQIEAFGLDPRIPTCKSGMKAFIEPAEG; the protein is encoded by the coding sequence ATGGCCGATCAACCGAAGAACACCGACGAGAAAACTCACGGCAGCACCGCGACGGCCGCCCGGCCCGAAAGTACCCACAAGCTCGAAAAACTCCCGCCGTACAACGTCGTTCTCCTCGACGACGCGTCGCACACTTACGAGTACGTTATCGAGATGCTCGCCGGCCTGTTCGGCTACAACGAAGTGAAGGGCTTCCAACTCGCCAAGCGGGTCGACAGCGAAGGCCGCGCGATCGTTGCGACGATGCACAGGGAGAAGGCCGAGTTGAAGGTTGCACAAATCGAAGCCTTCGGCCTCGACCCGCGCATCCCCACGTGCAAGAGCGGAATGAAAGCGTTCATCGAGCCGGCGGAGGGGTAG
- a CDS encoding DMT family transporter, with amino-acid sequence MSRRTGILLLLLAGVMWSLSGIAVKLADAPPLWFAGLRSLGAALVLLPMALRNGGWPRGSVMGTCVVAHTVMVGTLIAAMTVGTAAQGILLQYVGPVVCALLGYALVGRTLRRNVRFGLIAAVVGVGVMVFADGVPSDFTPLLLGTASGLAYGSVIFLLERIDAVTDGPVDAFKIVLLNNAGSAAVLLPIAAGVDAMPGVAVTVFILGVGVVQMAIPYVLFQHGIRTVVPVAAALIVLIEPVLNPTLVWAFHGEAMTVGTIIGGTVLLFAAGLAATGREPATPPPAR; translated from the coding sequence ATGTCCCGGCGCACCGGCATTCTCCTGTTGTTGCTTGCCGGGGTGATGTGGTCATTGTCGGGCATCGCGGTGAAGTTGGCCGATGCGCCGCCGTTGTGGTTCGCGGGGTTGAGGTCACTCGGGGCGGCGTTGGTGTTGCTGCCCATGGCGCTACGCAACGGCGGTTGGCCACGCGGATCGGTCATGGGGACGTGCGTCGTGGCACACACGGTCATGGTCGGGACGTTGATCGCGGCGATGACCGTTGGCACGGCGGCGCAAGGAATTCTGCTGCAATACGTCGGGCCGGTGGTGTGTGCCTTGCTTGGGTACGCCCTGGTAGGCCGGACGCTGCGCCGAAACGTTCGGTTCGGCCTGATCGCCGCGGTGGTCGGCGTGGGTGTGATGGTGTTCGCCGATGGCGTGCCAAGCGACTTCACGCCGCTGCTACTCGGCACGGCTAGCGGGCTCGCCTACGGCAGTGTGATCTTCCTGCTGGAGCGGATCGATGCAGTGACGGACGGGCCGGTGGATGCGTTCAAGATCGTGTTGCTCAACAACGCGGGGAGTGCGGCGGTGCTGTTACCGATCGCGGCCGGCGTCGACGCGATGCCGGGCGTCGCGGTGACCGTGTTCATCCTCGGCGTCGGCGTGGTGCAGATGGCGATCCCGTATGTGCTGTTCCAGCACGGCATCCGCACGGTCGTCCCGGTTGCGGCGGCCCTGATCGTGCTCATCGAGCCGGTGCTCAATCCGACGCTCGTCTGGGCGTTCCACGGCGAGGCGATGACCGTCGGCACGATCATCGGCGGCACGGTGTTGCTCTTCGCCGCCGGGCTTGCCGCGACGGGACGCGAACCCGCTACCCCTCCGCCGGCTCGATGA
- a CDS encoding ankyrin repeat domain-containing protein has translation MTHEHMKPVFRQCVGIWGLLLVLTAIFLGQVLAQRQANVHDEIVAMLRAEEAAHIPGMTAFEDALVALGGSAVLDRPVVFGMTPLMLAARADRPDLIRRLLAQGASVDAAGSDGNTALVLACRSGSPAAARALLDAGADPNPASSRQRPLDLARARGDHALAAQLQAADRQRSDRHQVSSALRSRVQSR, from the coding sequence ATGACCCATGAGCACATGAAGCCGGTGTTTCGCCAGTGCGTTGGCATTTGGGGGCTGTTGCTTGTTCTGACAGCGATTTTCCTTGGGCAAGTGCTGGCACAACGACAGGCGAACGTACACGACGAGATCGTCGCAATGCTGCGTGCGGAGGAGGCCGCGCACATACCAGGCATGACGGCTTTCGAAGACGCGCTTGTGGCGTTGGGCGGTTCGGCCGTGCTGGACCGGCCGGTGGTGTTCGGGATGACGCCGTTGATGCTGGCGGCGCGGGCCGATCGGCCCGACCTGATCCGCCGACTACTCGCACAAGGGGCATCGGTCGACGCAGCCGGGTCCGACGGAAACACGGCCTTGGTGTTGGCGTGTCGCAGCGGTTCCCCTGCCGCCGCCCGCGCGTTGCTCGACGCAGGGGCAGACCCCAACCCGGCCAGCTCACGCCAACGCCCGCTCGACTTGGCACGGGCCAGAGGCGATCATGCCCTCGCCGCTCAGTTGCAGGCAGCCGACCGGCAACGCAGCGATCGGCATCAAGTCAGTTCAGCATTGCGGTCCCGCGTGCAATCGCGATGA
- a CDS encoding sigma-70 family RNA polymerase sigma factor — protein sequence MQSTSKPALDEPGVRDWYALIEHQRPLVASVCQRWLSDPNDVDDAIQQTFLRFWQHRQRVHGRLEAWLAATARSVSVDLIRREVRERDRRVKVAGEADVHRSAAFTRELARNQLPAALRVLPDNDAELLRRRFLSREPLRVLADWARVDVSTMSRRVTAVLERLASVLREMGVFDADVVTVASIFDDAVHLASALWCNVHVEPDGLRMAASWEGLLQDVAANAVYLPGWSRPIRAGVFVGWGTISRQSSMMRMIVPPEWQVSISKYVERGPVELVGLIEPGTSDKGPVEATLRDYELNAGLIDATDAEALRTLDVISLGFDLMTSAAVLRAVCDAVQSGVGLHNEGYIGLDTIPANNPDLRAVFLSASDVTDFHSTPHGLPVPLRVVGRHPAVPSVVERDRTASACGPVYQPRADATTVLRKNLQRLKATHPNAPATVPALVCGELGSGRVVVNSLQNNEILVDLSALDGPALVLDLLRWLAEPRRKSTDGDGAADP from the coding sequence ATGCAATCAACGTCAAAGCCAGCGCTGGATGAGCCGGGCGTGCGGGATTGGTACGCGCTCATCGAACACCAACGGCCCCTGGTCGCATCGGTCTGCCAACGCTGGCTGAGCGATCCGAACGATGTGGATGACGCGATCCAGCAGACGTTCCTGCGATTCTGGCAGCATCGTCAACGCGTCCACGGTCGCCTCGAAGCGTGGCTCGCGGCGACGGCCCGGAGTGTGTCGGTTGATCTGATCCGCCGCGAGGTGCGTGAGCGGGATCGGCGGGTGAAGGTCGCCGGTGAAGCCGACGTGCATCGCAGTGCCGCGTTCACCAGGGAGCTCGCGCGGAATCAGTTGCCGGCGGCGTTGCGTGTGCTCCCGGACAACGATGCCGAGTTGCTGCGGCGCCGGTTTCTGAGTCGGGAACCGCTGCGCGTGTTGGCGGATTGGGCACGGGTCGACGTATCCACGATGAGTCGACGGGTGACTGCGGTTTTGGAGCGGCTCGCGTCGGTTCTGCGGGAGATGGGCGTGTTCGACGCGGATGTCGTCACCGTGGCCTCGATCTTCGACGATGCCGTTCATCTCGCGTCGGCGTTGTGGTGCAATGTCCACGTTGAGCCGGACGGTTTGCGTATGGCCGCCAGTTGGGAGGGGTTGCTGCAGGATGTAGCGGCTAACGCCGTGTATCTCCCGGGTTGGTCTCGGCCGATACGTGCCGGCGTGTTCGTCGGTTGGGGCACGATCAGCCGTCAGAGTTCGATGATGCGCATGATCGTTCCGCCGGAGTGGCAGGTGAGCATCAGCAAATACGTCGAGCGCGGTCCGGTGGAACTGGTCGGGCTGATCGAGCCCGGCACGAGCGACAAGGGGCCGGTCGAAGCAACGCTGCGCGACTACGAGCTCAATGCCGGGCTGATCGATGCGACCGACGCGGAGGCGCTGCGGACGCTGGACGTGATCTCGTTGGGCTTTGACCTGATGACATCGGCCGCCGTGCTACGCGCGGTTTGCGATGCCGTTCAGAGTGGTGTCGGATTACACAACGAAGGTTACATTGGCCTCGATACGATCCCCGCGAACAATCCGGACTTGCGAGCGGTCTTTCTCTCGGCAAGTGACGTGACGGATTTTCACAGCACGCCGCATGGTTTGCCCGTGCCTCTGCGGGTGGTCGGGCGGCATCCTGCGGTGCCATCGGTGGTCGAACGGGATCGCACGGCCAGTGCCTGCGGCCCGGTTTATCAGCCGCGGGCCGATGCGACCACGGTTTTGCGGAAGAACCTGCAACGGCTCAAGGCGACCCATCCCAACGCCCCAGCGACGGTGCCGGCGCTGGTGTGCGGTGAACTCGGCTCGGGGCGGGTCGTCGTCAATAGCCTGCAAAACAATGAAATCCTTGTCGATCTGTCCGCATTGGACGGTCCGGCGCTGGTGCTCGACCTGCTGCGGTGGCTCGCCGAGCCGCGTCGCAAAAGCACCGATGGCGACGGGGCCGCCGATCCCTAG
- a CDS encoding aconitate hydratase encodes MSQSAAQAVYLNADHNPLGSRKTLTSGGRELTYFDIGVLGDVSKLPFSIKVLLEAALRNMDGFEVDEDAVRALAAWSPTGEATEVPFKPARVILQDFTGVPCVVDLAAMRSAMKRAGGDPQKINPLVPVDLVIDHSVQVDEYANPLALVKNAQIEFERNRERYEFLKWGQKAFDNFGVTPPSIGIVHQVNLEHLAGVVLEQGGVAMPDSLVGTDSHTTMINGLGVLGWGVGGIEAEAAMLGQPTYMLTPEVVGMKLTGELPEGATATDLVLRVTEILRGHGVVGKFVEFFGPGMKHMSVADRATIANMAPEYGATMGFFPVDEKTLDYLRLTGREESQIELVEAYTKANHLWCDSDCEPVFTDLLELDLGTITPSVAGPRRPQDRIELTQTRSSFRSVLMDDFGQNLDGQVPRLDRWATDGPVHSDISADAADAAQHADEKPSVVGSALQAVADTAASVAGAIEQKLHPKDGLQHGDIVIAAITSCTNTSNPSVMVAAGLVAQKANALGLKVPSFVKTSLAPGSRVVTDYLEKSGLQTELDNLGFNTVGYGCTTCIGNSGPLPEHISREIEANDLVACSVLSGNRNFEGRINPHVKANYLASPPLVVAFALAGSMDVDLTDEPIQNVDGRDIYLKDIWPTQAEIEETVAKCITPEMFRAQYTGVADKNEDWNKIPVKGGELFEWDEKSTYVQEPPFFVDLGAEPEPIKPIKGAKVLVKVGDSVTTDHISPAGAIKTDSPAGKYLIDNGVPRSMFNSFGARRGNDRVMVRGTFANIRLKNQLALGTEGGWTKYMGDGDLPAGTVTTTGDDGDYPSIFDAARAYGVANTSDPDIAPTAGATPLVVLSGKDYGMGSSRDWAAKGTILLGVKAVIAESFERIHRSNLVGMGVLPLTYAEGQSADTIGLDGTETFDIAVDDNLKARQTVHVTATRVDGTTMQFDTVCRVDTPVEVEYYRNGGILQTVLRRLMKN; translated from the coding sequence ATGAGCCAATCTGCCGCACAAGCCGTCTATTTGAACGCCGACCACAATCCGCTCGGGAGCCGCAAGACGTTGACCAGCGGGGGGCGGGAGTTGACGTATTTCGACATTGGGGTGCTCGGAGACGTGTCGAAGCTGCCGTTCTCGATCAAGGTCTTGCTCGAAGCGGCACTACGGAACATGGACGGGTTCGAGGTGGACGAGGACGCGGTGCGGGCGCTGGCGGCGTGGAGTCCGACGGGCGAAGCGACCGAGGTGCCGTTCAAGCCGGCGCGGGTGATTTTGCAGGACTTCACCGGCGTGCCGTGCGTGGTGGATCTGGCGGCGATGCGGTCGGCGATGAAGCGGGCCGGCGGCGATCCGCAGAAAATCAATCCGTTGGTGCCGGTGGACCTTGTCATCGACCACTCGGTGCAGGTCGACGAGTATGCCAACCCGCTGGCGCTGGTGAAGAATGCGCAGATCGAGTTCGAACGGAACCGGGAACGGTACGAGTTCCTGAAGTGGGGGCAGAAGGCGTTCGACAACTTCGGCGTGACCCCGCCGAGCATCGGCATCGTGCACCAGGTGAACCTCGAACATCTCGCCGGCGTGGTCTTGGAGCAGGGCGGCGTCGCGATGCCCGACAGCCTCGTCGGTACCGACTCGCACACGACGATGATCAACGGCTTGGGCGTGCTGGGCTGGGGCGTGGGCGGCATCGAAGCCGAGGCGGCGATGCTCGGGCAGCCGACGTACATGCTCACCCCCGAGGTCGTTGGCATGAAGCTCACCGGCGAACTGCCCGAAGGCGCGACCGCAACGGACCTTGTCCTGCGTGTCACGGAGATCCTCCGCGGCCACGGCGTGGTCGGGAAGTTCGTCGAGTTCTTCGGCCCCGGCATGAAGCACATGTCCGTCGCCGACCGCGCGACCATCGCCAACATGGCCCCCGAGTACGGGGCGACGATGGGCTTCTTCCCTGTTGACGAGAAGACGCTCGACTACCTGCGTCTGACCGGCCGCGAGGAGTCGCAGATCGAACTCGTCGAGGCGTACACGAAAGCGAACCACCTTTGGTGCGACAGCGATTGCGAGCCGGTGTTCACGGACCTGCTGGAGCTTGACCTCGGCACGATCACGCCGAGTGTCGCCGGCCCGCGCCGTCCGCAGGACCGCATCGAACTCACGCAAACGCGCAGCAGCTTCCGCAGCGTGCTCATGGACGATTTCGGCCAGAACCTCGACGGCCAAGTCCCGCGGCTCGATCGCTGGGCGACCGATGGCCCGGTACACAGCGACATCAGCGCCGACGCTGCCGATGCGGCCCAGCACGCCGACGAAAAGCCGAGCGTTGTCGGCAGTGCGCTCCAGGCCGTCGCCGACACCGCCGCGTCCGTTGCCGGGGCCATCGAGCAGAAGCTGCACCCCAAGGACGGCCTTCAACACGGCGACATCGTCATCGCCGCGATCACGTCCTGCACCAACACGAGCAACCCGAGCGTGATGGTCGCCGCGGGTTTGGTCGCGCAGAAAGCCAACGCGCTGGGTCTGAAGGTGCCGAGCTTTGTCAAAACGTCGCTCGCGCCCGGCAGCCGCGTTGTGACCGACTACCTGGAGAAGTCCGGCCTGCAAACCGAGCTCGACAACCTCGGTTTCAACACCGTCGGCTACGGCTGCACGACCTGCATCGGCAACTCCGGCCCGCTGCCGGAACACATCAGCCGTGAGATCGAGGCCAACGACCTCGTCGCGTGCAGCGTGCTCTCGGGCAACCGCAACTTCGAGGGTCGGATCAACCCACACGTCAAAGCGAACTACCTTGCGAGCCCGCCGCTGGTCGTGGCGTTTGCGTTGGCCGGGAGCATGGACGTCGATCTCACCGACGAGCCGATCCAGAACGTCGACGGCCGCGACATCTACCTCAAGGACATCTGGCCCACGCAGGCCGAGATCGAGGAGACCGTCGCCAAGTGCATCACGCCCGAGATGTTCCGCGCTCAGTACACCGGCGTCGCCGACAAGAACGAAGACTGGAACAAGATCCCCGTCAAGGGCGGCGAGCTGTTCGAGTGGGACGAAAAGAGCACGTACGTGCAGGAGCCGCCGTTCTTCGTGGACCTCGGTGCCGAGCCGGAGCCGATCAAGCCGATCAAGGGCGCGAAGGTGCTCGTGAAGGTCGGCGACAGCGTCACGACCGACCACATTAGTCCCGCTGGCGCGATCAAGACCGACAGCCCCGCGGGCAAGTACCTCATCGACAACGGCGTGCCGCGCAGCATGTTCAACAGCTTCGGCGCACGCCGCGGCAACGACCGCGTCATGGTCCGCGGCACCTTTGCCAACATCCGCCTCAAGAACCAACTCGCCCTCGGCACCGAGGGCGGCTGGACCAAGTACATGGGCGATGGCGACCTACCCGCCGGCACCGTCACCACCACCGGCGACGACGGCGACTACCCGAGCATCTTCGACGCCGCCCGCGCCTATGGCGTGGCCAACACGTCCGATCCCGACATTGCCCCGACCGCCGGCGCGACGCCGCTGGTCGTGCTCAGCGGCAAGGACTACGGCATGGGCAGCAGCCGCGACTGGGCGGCCAAGGGGACGATCCTGTTGGGCGTGAAGGCCGTCATCGCCGAGAGCTTCGAGCGCATCCACCGCTCCAATCTCGTCGGCATGGGCGTGCTGCCGTTGACGTACGCCGAGGGCCAGTCCGCCGACACGATCGGCCTCGACGGCACCGAAACCTTCGACATCGCCGTCGACGACAACCTCAAGGCCCGCCAAACCGTCCACGTCACCGCGACCCGCGTCGACGGCACGACGATGCAGTTCGATACCGTCTGCCGCGTCGATACTCCCGTGGAAGTCGAGTACTACCGCAACGGCGGCATCCTCCAAACGGTGCTACGCCGGTTGATGAAGAACTGA
- a CDS encoding CPBP family intramembrane glutamic endopeptidase has translation MFAAAALASSGVASPVDQGTALLVMFAFTGLLTAGIVVLAVGLGLLRWKGVLLGTRQPERNEAPIRWALFGIGLFVWFFAQLAAVGIVVAFVGGVEEMQEAIQEIRYLLAVSVGPWLVIIPVVALAGVLLPLKPWHRLGWKPIGFAHGALSVPMIIPVVLFVTMGTQLVRYHLGASLDESHPLLAGLETDWLLVAGMFLGVGLLVPIAEEIAFRGLLQGALGAGLTRLADPMKEAGMRWLAILISSLVFAVIHPFFSWPAIFTLSILLGYAYDRSGSIWTPIVGHAAFNTFNLSLAVLLLYADVPA, from the coding sequence ATGTTCGCAGCGGCCGCGCTGGCTTCGTCGGGGGTGGCCTCACCGGTCGATCAGGGAACCGCGTTGCTGGTGATGTTCGCTTTCACGGGCCTGCTCACGGCCGGCATTGTTGTCTTGGCGGTCGGGTTGGGCTTGCTTCGATGGAAGGGCGTCCTGCTCGGTACACGTCAGCCCGAGCGCAACGAAGCACCGATCCGTTGGGCGTTGTTCGGCATCGGCCTGTTCGTGTGGTTCTTCGCCCAACTCGCGGCCGTCGGGATTGTCGTCGCCTTCGTCGGCGGCGTGGAAGAGATGCAGGAGGCGATCCAGGAGATACGCTACCTGCTCGCGGTGAGTGTCGGCCCCTGGCTGGTCATCATCCCGGTCGTGGCGTTGGCGGGCGTGTTGCTTCCGCTCAAGCCGTGGCATCGACTCGGGTGGAAGCCGATCGGGTTCGCGCACGGCGCACTGTCGGTGCCCATGATCATCCCGGTGGTGTTGTTTGTCACCATGGGTACGCAACTCGTGCGGTACCACCTTGGTGCGTCGCTGGACGAGTCCCATCCGCTGCTCGCCGGCCTGGAAACCGACTGGTTGTTGGTGGCCGGGATGTTCCTTGGTGTCGGGTTGCTCGTGCCGATCGCGGAGGAGATCGCGTTTCGTGGGCTGCTGCAGGGGGCGCTCGGGGCCGGGCTGACGCGTTTGGCTGATCCGATGAAGGAGGCGGGCATGCGGTGGCTGGCGATCCTCATCAGCTCGCTGGTTTTCGCGGTGATTCATCCGTTCTTTTCCTGGCCGGCGATCTTCACGCTCTCGATCCTGCTCGGCTACGCCTACGACCGGTCCGGTTCGATCTGGACGCCGATCGTCGGGCACGCGGCGTTCAACACGTTCAACCTCTCGTTGGCCGTCTTGCTGCTCTATGCCGACGTGCCCGCGTAG
- the tyrS gene encoding tyrosine--tRNA ligase: MSPADQIETLRRRCERIVSEDELIKKLGYAAKSGKQLRVKLGMDPTAPDVTLGHCVPLKVIRQFQDWGHKAVLIIGDATAAVGDPTGVNTTRPLLSPEQIAANAETYIAQVGKVLRTDDDALEVRRNSEWLGQMDLTQLIKLAARKTVAQVLERDDFKQRYESNTPIGLHEFIYPLLQGWDSVAIDADIEFGGNDQLFNNLVGRDFQQQEGKAPQVVIVTPLLVGTDGALKMSKSKGNYIAVTDPPGGDGGMFGKVMSLPDELMAQYFTLLTESEQHDGESPRDAKVRLAKLIVTEFHDAAAADDAEKQFMTATHGGIPDDIPTASATGNILDVLVKVGFCRSKGEARRKINEGGVRVDGEKVADIDATVSGGVLQLGKKKFVRLG; the protein is encoded by the coding sequence ATGAGCCCGGCCGATCAAATCGAAACCCTCCGCCGCCGCTGCGAGCGCATCGTTTCCGAAGACGAGCTGATCAAGAAGCTCGGGTACGCCGCGAAGTCGGGCAAACAGCTCCGCGTGAAGCTCGGCATGGACCCAACCGCGCCGGACGTGACGCTGGGCCACTGCGTGCCGCTCAAGGTCATCCGCCAGTTCCAGGACTGGGGCCACAAGGCCGTGCTGATCATCGGGGACGCGACCGCCGCCGTCGGTGATCCGACCGGCGTGAACACGACGCGGCCGCTTTTGAGCCCCGAGCAGATCGCCGCCAACGCCGAGACGTACATCGCCCAGGTCGGCAAGGTCTTGCGCACCGACGATGATGCCCTCGAAGTCCGCCGCAACAGCGAATGGCTCGGGCAAATGGACCTGACGCAACTCATCAAACTCGCCGCAAGAAAGACCGTCGCGCAGGTGCTGGAGCGTGATGACTTCAAGCAGCGCTACGAGAGCAACACGCCGATCGGTCTGCACGAGTTTATCTACCCGTTGCTGCAGGGTTGGGACAGCGTCGCGATCGACGCTGACATCGAGTTCGGCGGGAACGACCAACTGTTCAACAACCTCGTCGGTCGCGACTTCCAACAGCAAGAGGGCAAGGCCCCGCAGGTCGTGATCGTCACGCCGCTTCTGGTCGGCACCGACGGGGCGCTGAAGATGTCCAAGTCCAAGGGCAACTACATCGCCGTTACCGACCCCCCTGGCGGCGACGGCGGCATGTTCGGCAAGGTCATGTCGCTGCCCGACGAGCTGATGGCGCAGTACTTCACGCTGCTGACCGAGTCCGAGCAACACGACGGCGAGTCGCCGCGCGATGCGAAGGTACGCCTGGCCAAGCTGATCGTCACCGAGTTCCACGACGCTGCCGCGGCCGACGACGCCGAGAAGCAGTTCATGACCGCCACCCACGGCGGCATCCCCGACGACATCCCCACCGCCTCGGCCACCGGCAACATCCTCGACGTCCTCGTCAAAGTCGGCTTCTGCAGGAGCAAGGGCGAAGCCAGACGAAAGATCAACGAAGGCGGCGTCCGTGTGGATGGCGAGAAGGTCGCCGACATCGACGCGACCGTGAGTGGTGGCGTTTTGCAGTTGGGGAAGAAGAAGTTTGTGAGACTCGGCTGA
- a CDS encoding DoxX family protein, whose product MKSTEVSELVSKADSVIARFMARTGHGVERLMLGGLFVWFGTLKVFGEVSATSIVAKTVYIGRPEVTVPLLGAWEVMIGICLWFHAMLRIAIGLLVIRLMGTIIAFVAAPTDVIFHHVPWAPTIQGQYLVKDVCLLGAALVIGGTVRHRHRKKGVH is encoded by the coding sequence ATGAAATCGACAGAAGTCAGCGAACTGGTTTCCAAAGCCGACAGTGTGATCGCCCGATTCATGGCGCGGACGGGTCACGGCGTTGAGCGGCTCATGCTCGGAGGATTGTTCGTTTGGTTTGGCACGCTCAAGGTCTTCGGCGAAGTGTCGGCCACGAGCATCGTGGCCAAGACGGTTTACATCGGCCGGCCCGAGGTGACGGTTCCGTTGCTCGGGGCGTGGGAAGTGATGATCGGCATATGCCTTTGGTTTCACGCGATGCTTCGGATCGCAATCGGTTTGCTCGTGATCCGGCTCATGGGAACGATCATCGCCTTCGTCGCTGCGCCGACCGATGTGATTTTCCATCACGTGCCATGGGCGCCGACGATTCAGGGGCAATATCTGGTCAAGGACGTGTGCCTGCTCGGGGCCGCCTTGGTCATTGGTGGGACCGTTCGGCATCGACACCGGAAGAAAGGCGTCCATTGA